In Zingiber officinale cultivar Zhangliang chromosome 8B, Zo_v1.1, whole genome shotgun sequence, a single genomic region encodes these proteins:
- the LOC122016318 gene encoding uncharacterized protein LOC122016318, protein MFVGHLGELALFGASMATSFAGVTSFSFLRWILCVGKLLEQSSTICWAYTCRDTGSILSLFGQDPEIAAEVGAYSRWMIPTLFAYGLIQCHNRFLQTQNIVFPMMLITSVTALLDLTFVDVSPEELFHNERSFMNEVSKASPMETQSAKEIQTNGTVKQNASSSTEQPYYRQLFNLFKAHKDPRQNPIAYSYNRLRKTSYFFCIVVVITVLFCPVLKPIIIFECS, encoded by the exons ATGTTCGTCGGCCACCTCGGCGAGCTCGCTCTCTTCGGCGCCTCCATGGCCACATCCTTCGCCGGTGTTACTAGCTTCAGCTTCTTG CGTTGGATACTATGTGTGGGCAAGCTTTTGGAGCAAAGCAGTACCATATGCTGGGCATACACATGCAGAGACACAGGCTCAATTCTTAGTCTGTTTGGTCAAGATCCAGAAATAGCTGCAGAAGTTGGAGCCTATTCTCGATGGATGATTCCCACCCTTTTCGCGTATGGCCTCATACAGTGTCATAACAGGTTCCTCCAGACACAGAAcattgtgttcccaatgatgctGATCACAAGTGTTACCGCTCTGTTGGATCTAA CATTTGTGGATGTTTCTCCAGAAGAACTATTTCACAATGAACGTTCCTTTATGAATGAGGTATCAAAGGCAAGCCCAATGGAGACTCAATCAGCTAAGGAA ATACAAACGAATGGAACTGTAAAACAGAATGCAAGTTCTTCAACCGAACAACCTTATTATC gccaactgttcaatctgttcaaagctcacaaagatcCTAGACAAAATCCAATTGCTTATTCCTATAATAGATTGAGAAAGACAAGCTACTTCTTCTGTATTGTGGTAGTAATTACTGTACTGTTTTGTCCCGTTCTCAAGCCGATAATAATTTTTGAgtgtagctag
- the LOC122013758 gene encoding uncharacterized protein LOC122013758: MILKEEPHVEPGEKVPFSFRILEEKLPKGYRPPTIGEYDGSKDPEDHLRKFRNAALLHQYSDAVKCRVFLNTLSGSAQKWFNGLPHGSITFFQNFKTVFLRHFASSKKYQKTYHCLFALKQGSAEPLRSYIKRFNQVAQDVPSATSEILMSAFSHGFAEGEFFRDLIPDPVKNFDSVLERATSYINVEEAQAARRKADRTLAAANKSERRAPQQPAQPLPRAREIRPLFQPGQEIRLAPRVATVHAPRPGPWKSRYCTYHRSRTHDTNHCFQFARDSRRAAELGLPPPELAPQVLKMMEEQCAVAGSGGRSHPDPAGSNGQQPGRVREPGEAQDAENRNNAAVREIGMIFGGPTDRDSGRARKSHVYHLEVYTVGCSQEQAAGPVISFGP, encoded by the coding sequence ATGATTCTTAAGGAGGAGCCCCACGTGGAACCGGGCGAGAAGGTGCCTTTCTCTTTCAGAATATTGGAGGAGAAGTTGCCTAAAGGATATCGACCGCCAACCATTGGAGAATATGACGGCAGCAAAGACCCCGAAGATCATCTGCGCAAATTTAGGAACGCTGCCTTGCTACATCAATATAGTGACGCTGttaagtgtcgagtgttcctGAACACTCTCTCTGGCTCGGCACAAAAATGGTTTAATGGATTGCCACATGGATCCATTACCTTCTTTCAGAATTTTAAGACTGTTTTCTTGCGTCACTTTGCTAGTAGCAAGAAATACCAAAAAACATATCACTGCCTCTTCGCCCTTAAGCAGGGGTCAGCCGAACCCCTACGAAGCTATATCAAGCGATTTAATCAAGTAGCTCAGGACGTCCCATCAGCTACTTCTGAGATATTGATGAGTGCCTTCTCTCACGGATTTGCAGAGGGGGAGTTCTTCCGGGATCTTATTCCAGATCCAGTTAAGAATTTTGATAGCGTGCTGGAAAGAGCGACCAGTTATATTAACGTGGAGGAGGCCCAAGCTGCTCGAAGGAAGGCAGACCGAACGCTTGCCGCTGCTAACAAATCGGAGAGGCGAGCACCTCAACAGCCAGCCCAACCCCTTCCCCGGGCGCGGGAAATCAGGCCTCTCTTTCAGCCCGGGCAGGAAATTAGACTAGCACCACGAGTCGCGACAGTTCATGCCCCCCGACCTGGACCATGGAAGTCCCGGTACTGCACTTATCATCGTTCCCGTACTCATGATACTAACCATTGCTTTCAGTTCGCTCGGGATTCTAGGCGAGCTGCTGAGCTAGGATTACCGCCTCCAGAGTTAGCCCCTCAAGTGCTCAAAATGATGGAGGAGCAATGTGCCGTAGCTGGGTCAGGAGGTAGATCCCACCCCGACCCAGCGGGATCTAATGGTCAACAGCCTGGTCGGGTTAGGGAACCAGGAGAAGCTCAAGATGCAGAAAATCGCAACAATGCAGCCGTccgagagataggcatgatcttCGGAGGCCCAACTGACAGAGATTCTGGGAGAGCGCGCAAGTCCCATGTGTATCACTTGGAGGTCTATACCGTCGGATGTAGTCAAGAGCAGGCTGCTGGCCCTGTCATCAGCTTTGGGCCATAA